One Paraburkholderia aromaticivorans genomic region harbors:
- a CDS encoding APC family permease — MSEPYSPTRAVDAENPVELKGNTLGLWQIVFLVISAAAPLTGMLGAVPPAISLGNGAGIPGAFVIAGVVLLIFSVGFASMSRHVVRAGAFYAYITAGLGRPLGMAGALVALMSYTFIQIALYGLFGFFCTVILSPLLHTALPWYGYSLICVAVVQFTGIRGIDLNSRLLGVLMCLELGILLVLAIAIVVHGGGPNGLTLAPFTPQHVFSGHLGIAVMFAFASFIGFEATAIYGKECRDPKVTVPRATYVSVMLILVFFAFVTWTIVCAYGLADVVSVATKQPGDFWFIQSGKYLGGAVTTVMSFLLLSSIFASLLSFHNTLVRYIHALSLEGILPQVLNRVHEKYRSPYMASYLQTLSVCVLLGLFIAAGSDVFNIVFSWSSALGTIGIVMLQAVTSFSVIAYFHKTRKDTRVWHSLVAPLVGGLGLLYIGVILVRNLDALSGSDSPIVKSFPWIVFTVALVGVLIGLILRKKRPDIYARFGQ, encoded by the coding sequence ATGAGTGAACCCTATTCTCCGACCCGAGCGGTCGACGCGGAGAACCCCGTGGAATTAAAAGGCAATACGCTGGGCTTATGGCAGATCGTGTTCCTGGTGATTTCGGCGGCCGCGCCGCTGACCGGCATGCTCGGCGCGGTTCCGCCCGCGATCAGTCTGGGCAACGGCGCGGGCATTCCGGGCGCGTTCGTGATTGCCGGCGTGGTGCTGCTGATTTTTAGCGTGGGCTTTGCGTCGATGAGCCGGCATGTGGTGCGCGCCGGTGCGTTTTACGCGTACATCACCGCCGGACTCGGGCGGCCGTTGGGCATGGCTGGCGCGCTCGTCGCGCTGATGTCGTACACCTTCATCCAGATCGCGCTGTACGGACTGTTTGGTTTCTTCTGCACGGTGATCCTCTCGCCGCTCTTGCATACCGCGTTGCCCTGGTACGGGTATTCGCTGATCTGCGTGGCCGTGGTGCAATTCACCGGCATTCGCGGTATCGATCTGAATAGCCGCCTGCTCGGCGTGCTGATGTGCCTCGAACTGGGCATTCTGCTGGTGCTCGCCATCGCGATCGTCGTGCATGGCGGCGGACCGAACGGCCTCACGCTCGCGCCGTTCACACCGCAGCATGTGTTCAGCGGCCACCTCGGCATTGCGGTGATGTTCGCCTTTGCCTCGTTCATCGGCTTCGAAGCGACCGCGATATACGGTAAGGAATGTCGCGATCCGAAGGTGACGGTGCCGCGCGCCACGTATGTATCCGTGATGCTGATTCTCGTGTTCTTCGCCTTCGTCACGTGGACCATTGTTTGTGCGTACGGCCTCGCCGATGTGGTCTCGGTCGCGACGAAACAACCCGGCGATTTCTGGTTCATTCAGTCCGGCAAATATCTGGGCGGCGCAGTGACGACGGTGATGAGCTTCCTGCTGCTCAGCAGTATCTTCGCGAGCCTGTTGTCGTTTCATAACACGCTGGTGCGTTATATCCACGCGCTGAGTCTTGAAGGCATCCTGCCGCAAGTCCTCAACCGTGTGCATGAAAAATATCGGTCGCCGTATATGGCGAGCTATCTGCAGACGCTCTCCGTGTGCGTGCTGCTCGGCCTCTTTATCGCTGCGGGCAGCGACGTGTTCAACATCGTGTTTAGCTGGAGTTCGGCGCTCGGCACGATCGGCATTGTGATGTTGCAGGCGGTGACGAGTTTTTCGGTGATCGCGTACTTCCACAAGACGCGTAAGGACACGCGCGTGTGGCATTCGTTGGTCGCGCCGCTGGTGGGTGGTTTGGGCCTGTTGTATATCGGCGTGATTCTGGTGCGCAACCTCGACGCGCTCAGCGGCTCCGATAGTCCGATCGTCAAATCGTTTCCCTGGATCGTGTTCACGGTGGCGCTGGTCGGCGTGCTGATCGGTCTCATCCTGCGCAAGAAACGCCCGGATATTTACGCACGCTTCGGCCAGTAA
- a CDS encoding LysR family transcriptional regulator: MKIDTLGVQAFVAIADRGSFQSAADSLHVTQTAITQRLRKLETYLGVTLIERTTRSMALTEIGRSFLPQARRLLGELADALVEIRETGVARRGDVSIACVPTVGVQYLPRILQAYSASYPHNRIRILDHASSAVEAAVLRREVEFGINIAREHHPDLASVPLTEDRYVLICHQDHPLAKRRRIAWQQLQSYPLIFAGEVSGNRALLDVALEPSQLALRSFYEVQRSSTAVGLVAQGVGAAVVPALALQKGAYPTVRIVELTHPVVSRTLVLVARKTAQLSPAAQALYNMILEQATFKG; the protein is encoded by the coding sequence ATGAAAATCGACACGCTCGGCGTTCAGGCGTTCGTCGCCATCGCGGATCGCGGCAGCTTCCAGAGCGCCGCCGATTCGTTGCACGTCACGCAAACGGCTATTACGCAGCGTCTGCGCAAGCTCGAAACCTATCTCGGCGTCACGCTGATCGAGCGGACCACGCGCTCCATGGCGCTCACCGAAATCGGGCGCAGTTTTCTGCCGCAAGCGCGCCGATTGCTCGGCGAACTCGCCGATGCGCTGGTCGAAATCCGCGAGACGGGCGTGGCGCGTCGCGGCGATGTGTCCATCGCCTGCGTGCCGACGGTCGGCGTGCAGTATTTGCCACGCATTCTGCAGGCGTATTCGGCGAGTTATCCGCATAACCGCATCAGGATTCTCGATCACGCGTCGTCCGCGGTGGAAGCGGCCGTGCTGCGCCGGGAAGTCGAATTCGGCATCAACATCGCGCGCGAGCATCATCCCGATCTGGCGAGCGTGCCGCTCACGGAGGACCGCTATGTTCTGATCTGCCATCAGGATCATCCACTGGCGAAGCGGCGCCGCATCGCCTGGCAGCAGTTGCAATCGTATCCACTGATCTTTGCCGGCGAGGTGAGCGGCAACCGTGCATTGCTGGACGTCGCGCTGGAGCCGAGCCAACTGGCGCTGCGCTCGTTCTACGAAGTGCAACGCAGTTCGACGGCCGTCGGGTTGGTCGCCCAAGGTGTGGGCGCGGCCGTGGTGCCGGCGCTTGCGTTGCAGAAGGGCGCGTATCCGACGGTGCGCATTGTCGAACTCACGCATCCCGTCGTGTCGCGTACGCTCGTGCTCGTGGCGCGCAAGACCGCGCAGTTGTCACCTGCCGCGCAGGCGCTCTACAACATGATTCTGGAGCAGGCGACGTTCAAAGGGTGA
- a CDS encoding AraC family transcriptional regulator codes for MKKVTLNGSFPMIRAAVMGPVVRALDASGAQCDALLEEFGMSRKLLSNPYEILPLTRYVAAFERAAEVLGESALGLRLGSELQLTELGPAGLVFLSSPTLNAAMRKFVLALASWQNTTTCELLRDDEWPIWTYQIASPQIWPRRQDAEYSLSTMCHMVRLVRGAAWNPVEVHFEHAAPADLKPYARIFRVPVRFQQPFNGLILRPQDLDASLKSADSQMARMMERHATDLIARDAMPHSIAEQVRDLVTRRLAHEKLIVADIAKDLGLSHRSLQRHLAQEGTSVRQIVREERQRSVEGLLEREELTNAAIARAVGYADATVLWRATRSWKKNKA; via the coding sequence ATGAAAAAAGTCACGCTCAACGGCAGTTTCCCGATGATCCGCGCCGCGGTCATGGGGCCGGTTGTGCGCGCACTCGATGCATCCGGCGCGCAATGCGACGCGCTGCTGGAGGAGTTCGGGATGAGCCGCAAGCTCCTGTCGAATCCGTATGAAATTCTGCCGCTTACGCGCTACGTAGCGGCGTTCGAGCGTGCCGCCGAGGTACTTGGCGAGTCCGCGCTCGGCCTGCGCTTAGGCAGTGAATTGCAGTTGACGGAACTCGGGCCGGCGGGTCTGGTGTTTCTTTCATCGCCCACTTTGAACGCGGCCATGCGCAAGTTCGTGCTCGCGCTAGCGTCGTGGCAAAACACCACGACCTGCGAATTGCTGCGCGACGACGAGTGGCCGATCTGGACCTACCAGATCGCTAGTCCGCAAATCTGGCCGCGCCGGCAGGATGCGGAATACAGCCTCTCGACCATGTGCCACATGGTGCGCCTCGTGCGCGGCGCGGCGTGGAATCCGGTCGAAGTGCATTTCGAACATGCCGCGCCCGCCGATCTCAAACCGTATGCGCGCATCTTTCGCGTGCCGGTGCGCTTTCAGCAGCCTTTCAATGGCTTGATTCTGCGACCGCAGGATCTCGACGCTTCGCTAAAAAGCGCCGACTCGCAAATGGCGCGCATGATGGAGCGCCACGCCACCGATCTGATCGCGCGGGATGCGATGCCGCACAGCATTGCCGAGCAGGTTCGCGATCTGGTGACGCGGCGGCTCGCGCACGAAAAGCTGATCGTCGCCGACATTGCGAAGGATCTCGGTCTCTCGCATCGCTCGTTGCAACGGCACCTCGCGCAAGAGGGCACTTCTGTGCGGCAGATCGTGCGTGAGGAACGGCAGCGCAGCGTCGAAGGCCTGCTCGAACGGGAAGAACTCACCAATGCCGCGATCGCACGCGCCGTCGGTTATGCGGATGCCACTGTCTTGTGGCGCGCCACGCGTAGCTGGAAGAAAAATAAGGCGTGA
- a CDS encoding GntR family transcriptional regulator, with protein MKTSRHHTLQDQTYDTLRQWLTIGRFVPGERIKIRHVAAELGVGEMPVRSALQRLAAESALVNVPNCGVTVPHLSKEQFDDVLRVRLILEGQAAELGVPHLTAHDVDTLEKLNAQMAQALRSADAKSYLDANEAFHLILYRAAGSPLLLELIETVWLQVGPISNLLFGEALFADTLNDAHDDLLNAAKARDAAGVRRAIENDLNHAATCLRKQCL; from the coding sequence ATGAAAACTTCGCGCCATCACACGCTGCAGGACCAGACCTACGACACGCTGCGGCAGTGGCTGACGATCGGACGCTTCGTGCCCGGCGAGCGCATCAAGATCCGCCACGTCGCCGCCGAACTCGGCGTGGGCGAAATGCCGGTGCGCTCCGCCTTGCAGCGCCTCGCAGCCGAATCGGCGCTGGTCAACGTGCCCAATTGCGGCGTGACGGTGCCGCATCTATCGAAGGAACAGTTCGACGATGTGCTGCGCGTGCGTCTGATCCTCGAAGGTCAGGCCGCCGAACTCGGCGTGCCGCATCTCACGGCGCACGACGTCGATACGCTGGAAAAACTGAACGCGCAGATGGCGCAGGCGTTGCGCAGTGCCGACGCCAAAAGCTATCTCGACGCCAACGAGGCATTCCATCTGATTCTGTACCGGGCGGCCGGCTCGCCGCTGCTGCTGGAGCTGATCGAAACCGTGTGGCTGCAGGTTGGGCCGATTTCGAATTTGCTATTCGGCGAGGCGCTATTCGCCGATACGCTCAACGACGCGCACGACGATCTGCTGAATGCCGCGAAAGCGCGCGATGCGGCTGGCGTGCGGCGGGCGATCGAGAATGATTTGAATCATGCGGCGACATGTCTGCGCAAGCAGTGCCTGTGA
- a CDS encoding porin — translation MADTFVKRSALALAAFGLSMGAHAQSSVTLYGTVDAGLIYTSNQQTTLANGSTNGHANYQLGGGNLVPSRWGLMGTEDIGGGTTVNFALENSFLIGSGAMLQSNTLFNRNAWVGLNNATYGALTFGRQYDPFSDYMGAYASSNNWATLYGSHFGDVDNLNEAFNFNNSIKYISPSFGGLTVGGLFSLGGVAGNFSQNKGWALAANYAQGPLSLSAGYLELNQPLQAALGGTSGYIGDFSCANADASYCLLQDASKVRIFGAGGSYSFGKANVAVTYTHTRLSQSQYFASAARPAGADVSFDIAELNTTYALAPDLQLGLAYIFNDVKPSGSGSTRVHQINLGAVYSLSKRTAVYAVAIGQKSSGAGLGVDPVTGASENLAQIPNVVNSDTDRQVSVVLGLRHNF, via the coding sequence ATGGCAGACACTTTCGTCAAGCGCTCGGCGCTTGCGCTGGCCGCGTTCGGCCTTTCGATGGGCGCGCACGCGCAATCTTCGGTGACGCTTTACGGCACGGTCGACGCCGGCCTCATCTACACAAGCAACCAGCAGACGACGCTCGCCAACGGCAGCACCAACGGACATGCGAACTATCAACTCGGGGGCGGCAATCTGGTGCCGTCGCGCTGGGGCTTGATGGGTACGGAGGACATCGGCGGCGGCACGACGGTCAACTTCGCGTTGGAGAACAGTTTTCTGATCGGCAGCGGCGCGATGCTGCAATCGAATACGCTGTTCAATCGCAATGCGTGGGTCGGTTTGAATAACGCCACGTATGGCGCGCTGACGTTCGGCCGTCAATACGATCCGTTCTCGGATTACATGGGTGCGTATGCGTCGAGCAATAATTGGGCGACGCTGTACGGTTCGCATTTCGGCGACGTCGACAATCTGAACGAGGCGTTCAACTTCAACAATTCGATCAAGTACATCAGTCCGAGTTTTGGTGGATTGACGGTTGGGGGATTGTTCAGCCTGGGCGGCGTGGCGGGGAATTTTTCGCAGAACAAGGGCTGGGCGTTGGCGGCGAATTACGCGCAGGGGCCGTTGTCGTTGAGCGCGGGGTATCTGGAATTGAATCAGCCATTGCAGGCGGCGCTGGGGGGCACGAGTGGGTATATCGGTGACTTCAGTTGTGCGAACGCGGACGCGTCCTATTGTCTGTTGCAGGATGCAAGCAAGGTGCGGATATTTGGGGCAGGGGGCTCGTATTCATTCGGCAAGGCGAATGTAGCGGTGACTTATACGCATACGCGGCTGTCGCAGAGTCAGTACTTTGCGAGCGCGGCGCGGCCTGCTGGCGCTGATGTTTCATTCGATATCGCCGAGTTGAACACCACCTATGCGCTCGCGCCGGATTTGCAGCTTGGGCTGGCTTATATTTTCAACGATGTTAAGCCGAGTGGAAGTGGCTCGACCCGCGTGCATCAGATCAATCTCGGCGCGGTGTATAGCTTGTCGAAGCGGACTGCCGTTTATGCTGTGGCGATTGGGCAGAAGTCTTCTGGTGCCGGGTTAGGGGTTGATCCGGTGACCGGGGCGAGTGAGAACCTGGCGCAGATTCCGAACGTGGTGAATTCGGATACGGATCGGCAGGTTTCCGTGGTTCTGGGCTTGCGGCATAATTTTTGA
- the tam gene encoding trans-aconitate 2-methyltransferase, translating into MTSNKDWHAKQYVLFENERTRPVRDLLAAVPTADVKTAVDIGCGPGNSTETLAARVPGAAVSGMDSSPDMIAAARQRLPQFQFDVSDIATWDAPGPYDLILANAVLQWVPNHDRLFPSLVGKLAPGGSLAVQMPDNLDEPAHRLLREIAADGPWAHKLKGIERTMRYGAGWYYALLEPLCARVDVWRTVYHHPLAGGADAVVEWFKGSALRPFLAELDDAEQAAFLGRYREAIAAAHPALADGTVLLPFPRLFIVATR; encoded by the coding sequence ATGACGTCGAACAAGGATTGGCACGCGAAGCAGTACGTGTTGTTCGAAAACGAGCGCACGCGTCCGGTTAGGGATCTGCTGGCGGCCGTGCCGACGGCGGATGTGAAGACCGCGGTGGACATCGGCTGCGGCCCCGGCAACTCGACCGAGACGCTCGCCGCGCGCGTGCCGGGCGCGGCGGTCAGCGGCATGGACAGTTCGCCGGACATGATCGCGGCGGCCCGCCAGCGCCTGCCGCAATTCCAGTTCGACGTGAGCGACATTGCCACGTGGGACGCGCCGGGACCCTACGACCTGATCCTCGCCAATGCGGTGTTGCAATGGGTGCCCAACCACGATCGGCTGTTTCCGTCGCTCGTCGGGAAGCTCGCGCCGGGCGGCAGCCTCGCCGTGCAGATGCCGGACAATCTCGACGAACCCGCGCACCGTCTGCTGCGCGAGATTGCTGCCGACGGCCCGTGGGCGCACAAGCTCAAAGGTATCGAGCGCACCATGCGCTACGGCGCCGGCTGGTATTACGCGTTGCTCGAACCGCTGTGTGCGCGGGTCGACGTGTGGCGCACCGTCTACCACCACCCGCTCGCGGGTGGCGCGGACGCGGTGGTCGAATGGTTCAAGGGCAGCGCGCTGCGGCCGTTCCTCGCCGAACTCGACGACGCGGAGCAAGCCGCTTTCCTGGGGCGTTACCGCGAGGCGATCGCCGCGGCTCATCCGGCGCTCGCCGACGGCACGGTGCTGCTGCCGTTTCCGCGCCTGTTCATCGTCGCTACCCGCTAG